From the genome of Biomphalaria glabrata chromosome 1, xgBioGlab47.1, whole genome shotgun sequence, one region includes:
- the LOC106068251 gene encoding WD repeat-containing protein 75-like: protein MSLVPSLQAGSQFGKYTFSHDSKFMFCCCGNIIKIFNTRNGELLHDLKGHSKTVTGVVVNPSNILQLLSCGRDGLLISWDYLDGVKLKQHHLHMTLNGIISISAEKKSIIMLARSSEHKQYFSVMLWKKNAEGEYSRPKVLLDNCDGNSNLVSFGCSKEYIASALKDKLSVHSMKREATEIVSMKDKYNKDKAITCVACHPSDYCIATGLENGKIIIWHNFFKNAEPVTSINHWHALSVSCLEYTPDGSNLLSGGHECVLVRWQTNNTDRRDFKPRMGAPLKEIVVSPDGNFYATKHTDNVIQLMDISLKILQVYRGMTHNNFCMGNGKNPIPCGLIYDSKWRTIVLNGLLGCLQFYSVSLNKQIFNLDIVGQNYISPENLESAQHVTELLSAAISDDGDWLATFEMWEDGVFQPELRLKFWNYSTESQTYVLNTSVESPHEKRITSMVYRPRNQNRAPTLVTVGSDLCFKLWTLVDDTDIYRTNNHWTCESVGIYHDLAALCADFSSDGSTLVVGFNHLITIWDPDWNIHKATLSNSIKDRQQILNVKFGSGSYSHQLVAATSDRLFSWNLVTLNIMWSIAVDVVVLFRDPSSDLMAFVSSSKSLCVFRPGSAEPVYQHDCISGYNVVGAVFVPDGRNESLVDLGWPGRSQIYIFNEKQQLITLDLETDQHKEPNKIRIAQNLPASTLSTMLAEKLVRESSAKINKKTHSSNDSLITKFLHSNESISLHCDQYLHSFLVKKKQKKTKSDHSARDLDPGSRDEDMSSSESEEEVDTMNDNIDESNNVLVSKKPSEQAKDIVDMDSMLAKWTNWTNFCESLAATINSKML, encoded by the exons ATTTATGTTTTGCTGTTGTGGCAATATCATAAAGATATTTAACACAAGAAATGGTGAATTGCTCCATGACCTTAAGGGTCATTCCAAAACTGTCACTGGTGTGGTTGTTAACCCAAGTAATATCTTACAG CTTTTATCTTGTGGTAGAGATGGACTTTTAATATCTTGGGACTACCTTGATGGTGTAAAACTAAAG CAACATCATCTGCACATGACATTAAATGGTATCATTTCTATAAGTGCTGAGAAAAAGTCCATAATTATGCTCGCTAGATCTTCAGAGCATAAACAGT atttttctgtTATGTTGTGGAAAAAGAATGCTGAAGGAGAATATTCCAGACCAAAAGTTCTATTAGACAACTGTGATGGCAATTCTAATTTGGTTTCTTTTGGATGTTCT AAAGAGTATATAGCCTCTGCACTGAAGGATAAACTGTCTGTTCATTCTATGAAGAGAGAAGCTACTGAGAT AGTCAGTATGAAAGATAAATATAACAAAGACAAAGCTATCACCTGTGTTGCCTGCCATCCTTCTGACTACTGCATAGCTACTGGTCTAGAAAATGGCAAAATTATTATATG gcataatttttttaagaatgcagAACCTGTTACTTCAATCAATCATTGGCATGCTCTATCTGTTTCCTGTTTAGAATATACACCTGATG GATCCAATTTACTCAGCGGTGGTCATGAATGTGTGCTAGTTAGATGGCAGACCAATAATACAGATCGTCGTGATTTCAAGCCACGTATGGGAGCACCACTCAAAGAGATAGTTGTCTCACCAGATGGAAATTTCTATGCAACTAAACATACAGACAAtg TGATTCAACTTATGGATATCAGTTTAAAAATTCTGCAAGTTTACAGAGGAATGACCCATAACAATTTCTGCATGGGTAATGGCAAAAACCCTATTCCCTGTGGTTTAATTTATGATTCCAAATGGAGAACTATTGTTCTTAATGGATTATTGGGATGTCTTCAATTTTATTCAGTTTCATTGAATAAACAGATTTTCAAT CTGGATATTGTTGGACAAAATTATATTTCTCCTGAAAACCTGGAGTCAGCTCAACATGTTACTGAACTTCTGAGTGCAGCAATCAGTGACGATGGTGACTGGCTGGCTACATTTGAAATGTGGGAGGATGGTGTCTTTCAACCTGAGCTAAGACTTAAATTCTGGAACTATAGCACAGAATCTCAAAC GTATGTCTTGAACACCAGTGTTGAATCTCCACATGAGAAAAGAATAACAAGTATGGTGTACAGGCCCAGGAACCAGAACAGAGCTCCTACTTTAGTCACTGTTGGCTCAGATTTATgtttcaaactttggaccttaGTTGATGATACTGACATCTACA GAACTAATAACCATTGGACATGTGAATCTGTTGGTATCTACCATGATTTAGCTGCTCTTTGTGCTGATTTTTCTTCCGATGGATCTACACTAGTTGTTGGATTTAACCATTTGATAACTATTTGGGATCCTGATTGGAATATTCACAAAGCAACACTTTCCAATTCTATCAAGGACAGACAGCAGATttt AAATGTTAAGTTTGGAAGTGGAAGTTACTCTCACCAGTTAGTGGCAGCCACATCAGACAGACTATTTTCTTGGAATCTGGTGACTTTAAACA TTATGTGGAGCATTGCAGTAGATGTTGTTGTCCTTTTTAGAGACCCATCATCTGATCTTATGGCCTTTGTTTCTAGCTCTAAATCCT TGTGTGTATTCCGGCCAGGTAGTGCTGAGCCAGTCTACCAACATGACTGCATAAGTGGTTATAATGTTGTGGGTGCTGTATTTGTGCCTGATGGGAGAAATGAAAGTCTAGTTGACCTTGGCTGGCCAGGTCGCTCTCAGATCTATATCTTTAATGAAAAACAGCAGCTTATTACATTGGATCTAGAAACTGATCAACATAAAGAACCAAACAAG ATTCGCATAGCTCAAAACCTTCCAGCTAGTACACTGAGCACTATGCTGGCAGAGAAGTTGGTTCGTGAGAGCAGCGcaaagattaataaaaaaacacactccTCTAATGATTCATTGATTACAAAG TTTCTACACTCTAACGAGTCCATCTCCTTACACTGTGATCAATATTTGCATAGTTTTCTTGTTAAAAA GaaacagaagaaaacaaaatctgatCATTCTGCACGTGATTTGGACCCAGGCAGCAGAGATGAAGACATGTCCAGTTCTGAATCTGAAGAAGAAGTGGAcacaatgaatgacaatatAGATGAAAGTAATAATGTACTTGTGTCCAAGAAACCAAGTGAACAGGCAAAGGACATAGTTGACATGGACTCAATGTTAGCCAAGTGGACAAACTGGACCAATTTTTGTGAATCTTTGGCGGCCACCATTAATTCCAAAATGTTATAA